A single window of Pyrus communis chromosome 10, drPyrComm1.1, whole genome shotgun sequence DNA harbors:
- the LOC137748703 gene encoding uncharacterized protein, which yields MDPCPFVRLNVDSLALKLPHATRPAGPGVHSSTTPCFCQLKIKNFPPQTALLNLSTSAGDSPPDSSTSAPGFHVDPTLLRRLAGKPVALRVSVYTGRMGQTCGVTSGKLLGRVQLSIDLDSARAHSIVIHSGWVKLGKDRDKPSARLHLTVRAERDPRFVFQFGGEPECSPVVFQIQGRDIRQPVFSCKFSADRNSRNRSLQSDFTTINRGWMRTLSADRERPGRERKGWMITIHDLSGSPVAAASMITPFVPSPGTDRVSRSNPGAWLILRPHGFSISSWKPWGRLEAWRERGPIDGLGYKFELVTDNGPSSSITIAEGTMSVKKGGEFCIDSRLNRDSGSNLRSPVKGFVTGSTVEGEGKVSKPVVQVGVQHVTCMADAALFVALSAAIDLSMDACRLFSHKLRKELCHDEQNCFS from the exons ATGGATCCATGCCCCTTCGTACGTCTCAATGTCGACTCTCTGGCTCTCAAGCTCCCCCACGCCACCAGACCCGCCGGTCCCGGAGTCCACTCCTCCACCACCCCCTGCTTCTGCCAGCTGAAGATCAAAAACTTCCCTCCCCAAACCGCCCTTCTCAACCTCTCCACTTCTGCTGGCGACTCCCCGCCCGACTCCTCCACCTCGGCTCCCGGCTTCCACGTGGACCCCACCCTGCTCCGGAGGCTTGCCGGGAAGCCCGTCGCGCTTCGGGTCTCAGTTTATACTGGTCGGATGGGCCAGACATGCGGCGTCACCAGTGGGAAGCTGCTAGGCCGAGTCCAACTCAGCATTGACCTGGACTCGGCTAGGGCTCACTCGATCGTGATCCACAGCGGGTGGGTGAAGTTAGGGAAGGACCGCGACAAGCCCTCCGCCAGGCTGCACTTGACGGTCCGAGCTGAACGAGACCCCCGGTTCGTTTTCCAGTTCGGAGGTGAGCCGGAGTGCAGCCCCGTGGTTTTCCAGATTCAGGGGCGGGACATACGACAGCCCGTTTTTAGCTGCAAGTTCAGTGCGGACCGTAACTCGAGAAACCG ATCTCTCCAATCAGATTTTACCACCATTAACAGAGGATGGATGAGAACACTATCTGCTGATAGAGAAAGGCCAGGGAGGGAAAGAAAGGGGTGGATGATAACAATTCACGACCTATCCGGCTCGCCCGTGGCGGCCGCTTCCATGATCACTCCCTTTGTACCCTCCCCCGGTACTGACCGTGTGTCCAGGTCAAACCCTGGAGCATGGCTCATCCTCCGACCCCATGGCTTCTCAATCAGCAGCTGGAAGCCATGGGGCCGTCTTGAGGCATGGCGCGAGAGAGGGCCCATTGATGGCTTGGGGTACAAGTTTGAGCTTGTCACTGACAACGGGCCTAGCAGCAGCATTACCATTGCCGAAGGCACGATGAGCGTCAAAAAGGGCGGAGAGTTTTGCATCGACAGTAGGTTAAATAGAGATTCGGGTTCGAATTTGAGGTCACCGGTGAAAGGTTTCGTGACGGGTTCAACCGTGGAAGGTGAAGGGAAAGTTAGCAAGCCTGTGGTACAAGTAGGAGTGCAGCATGTTACTTGCATGGCTGATGCTGCTCTTTTCGTCGCACTTTCTGCCGCCATTGATCTCAGCATGGACGCTTGCCGGCTGTTTTCGCATAAACTCCGAAAGGAGCTCTGCCATGATGAACAGAATTGCTTCTCCTAA
- the LOC137748797 gene encoding acid phosphatase 1-like gives MASVHHRLLLLITLLAIPASLSSQSVIQMPRKRHRFAASDDSLYCDSWRFSIETNDAGTWSNIPSRCVRFVQDYMTGDRYPSDLASVADYSLSFAKGVTMCGDGKDAWVFDIDETLLSNLAYYQAHGFGSETFNEAFFDEWVDLAEAPALPASLNLYKELEQLGFKMFLLTGRSEHQRNATARNLLYAGYNNWERLLLRGPSDQGTPATVYKSQKRSDLINEGYRIHGSSGDQWSDLIGFAIAQRSFKLPNPMYYIA, from the exons ATGGCATCAGTCCACCaccgcctcctcctcctcatcaccCTCCTCGCAATTCCCGCCTCCTTATCATCCCAATCCGTCATCCAGATGCCGAGGAAACGACACCGCTTTGCCGCCTCCGACGACAGCCTCTACTGCGACAGCTGGAGATTCTCCATCGAGACCAACGACGCCGGAACCTGGTCCAACATTCCGTCCAGATGCGTCCGATTCGTCCAGGACTACATGACCGGCGACCGGTACCCGTCCGACTTGGCGTCCGTCGCGGATTACTCGCTGAGCTTCGCGAAGGGGGTGACGATGTGCGGCGATGGGAAGGACGCGTGGGTGTTCGACATCGACGAGACTCTGCTTTCCAATTTGGCCTACTATCAGGCCCATGGATTCGG ATCGGAGACGTTCAATGAAGCATTTTTCGATGAGTGGGTGGATTTGGCTGAGGCACCTGCTCTCCCAGCAAGTTTAAATCTATACAAAGAGCTTGAGCAGTTGGGTTTCAAGATGTTTCTGTTAACTGGGCGGAGCGAACATCAGAGAAACGCCACCGCGAGAAACCTTCTATATGCAGGTTACAACAATTGGGAGAGGCTGCTACTGAG AGGACCTTCTGATCAAGGAACACCGGCCACGGTCTACAAATCCCAGAAGAGATCGGACTTGATAAATGAAGGTTATCGAATTCACGGGAGCTCGGGAGATCAATGGAGTGATCTGATAGGTTTTGCTATTGCTCAACGATCGTTTAAACTTCCAAACCCAATGTATTACATTGCCTAG
- the LOC137749044 gene encoding leucine-rich repeat extensin-like protein 6: MEKWWFLALLLLIAIPTEAGINVGGGVGVNVGPVGGGGGVWIGGGINGNGNPPFSSGPSPSDLDRAFTALQAWKSAISDDPSKVLDSWVGPNVCSYTGVFCSPDSQEVAGIDLNHANLKGNLVQELSFLSQLSLLHLNSNRFSGQIPESLRDLTALQELDLSNNFFSGSFPTVTLQIPNLIYLDLRFNSFSGTIPDELFNRKLDAIFLNNNNFEGQIPESLGNSQASVINFANNQFTGNLPASFGFMGTKLKEVLFLNNRLTGCIPEGVGIFTDIKVFDASHNSLMGHLPDTISCLEDIEVLNLAHNNLSGVLPDLVCSLKSLVNLTVAYNFFSGFSQECTKLFYRNVGFDFSLNCIPGWNMQRPEPECSLIPGGGLNCLRIPGSKPLVCGSLYTSSSTSSP, encoded by the coding sequence ATGGAGAAATGGTGGTTTCTAGCACTTCTCCTACTGATTGCTATCCCCACAGAAGCTGGGATTAATGTGGGCGGTGGAGTTGGTGTCAATGTCGGCCCTGttggcggcggcggcggtgtTTGGATTGGTGGAGGAATCAATGGAAATGGGAATCCCCCATTCTCATCTGGGCCTTCACCTTCAGACCTCGACAGAGCTTTCACCGCCCTCCAGGCGTGGAAATCCGCCATCTCCGACGACCCATCAAAGGTTTTAGACTCATGGGTTGGCCCGAATGTGTGTTCTTACACAGGGGTTTTCTGCTCGCCGGATTCTCAAGAAGTTGCAGGCATAGATCTCAACCACGCCAATCTCAAGGGCAATCTCGTCCAAgagctctcttttctctctcaacTCTCTCTCCTCCACCTCAACAGCAATAGATTCTCCGGCCAAATCCCTGAAAGTCTCCGAGACCTCACCGCCCTCCAAGAACTCGACCTCAGCAACAACTTCTTCTCCGGCAGCTTCCCAACGGTCACATTACAAATTCCGAACCTCATCTACCTCGACCTCCGATTCAACAGCTTCTCCGGCACGATCCCGGACGAGCTCTTCAACCGGAAACTCGACGCCATCTTCCTCAACAACAACAATTTTGAAGGCCAAATCCCCGAAAGTTTAGGAAACTCCCAGGCCTCCGTCATCAATTTCGCAAACAACCAGTTCACCGGCAACCTCCCGGCCAGCTTCGGCTTCATGGGGACGAAGCTGAAAGAGGTTTTGTTCCTTAACAACCGGTTAACCGGCTGCATTCCCGAAGGAGTCGGGATCTTCACAGACATTAAGGTTTTCGACGCGAGCCATAATTCCCTGATGGGTCATCTCCCCGACACGATTTCTTGCCTGGAAGACATCGAAGTTCTGAACTTGGCGCACAACAATCTGTCTGGGGTACTGCCGGACTTGGTGTGTTCGTTGAAAAGTCTGGTGAATCTGACCGTTGCTTACAATTTCTTTTCCGGGTTCAGTCAGGAATGTACGAAGTTATTCTACCGGAATGTGGGGTTTGATTTCTCCCTGAATTGCATTCCCGGGTGGAACATGCAGCGGCCGGAACCGGAATGCTCTCTGATTCCGGGCGGCGGGTTGAACTGCCTGAGAATTCCGGGGTCCAAGCCTCTGGTATGTGGGTCCCTCTACACATCGTCTTCTACTTCTTCTCCATAA
- the LOC137748227 gene encoding phosphatidylglycerophosphate phosphatase PTPMT2-like isoform X1 produces MKIEELEAEGDCGVRNDAVSGRQVVRVDEAKKALVGAGARILFYPTLLYNVLRNKMEAEFRWWDEVDQFVLLGAVPFPKDVPQLKRLGVGGVITLNEPYETLVSTSLYRKFYYPPNKTSEIHLNLVYLDPTYSFKMFEGFQAHGIDHLVIPTRDYLFAPSFIDINRAVEFIHKNASCGEITYVHCKAGRGRSTTIVLCYLVKYKNMTPSAALDYIRSRRPRVLLAPSQWKAVQEYSRCGPTTTACSPSGDAVLITKADLEGYHGTYDDTARKQLAIVSKMVKASPMIARLSFLFASLKVSGNCGPVTRQLPVPEPRAC; encoded by the exons ATGAAGATCGAGGAGTTGGAGGCGGAGGGGGATTGCGGCGTTCGGAACGACGCCGTTTCCGGGCGGCAGGTAGTTAGGGTTGACGAGGCTAAGAAAGCGCTTGTTGGAGCCGGGGCGCGGATCCTTTTTTACCCGACCCTGTTGTATAATGTGCTTCGGAACAAGATGGAGGCTGAGTTCAGATGGTGGGACGAAGTTGACCAG TTTGTTCTGCTCGGTGCGGTTCCATTTCCCAAAGATGTTCCCCAGTTGAAGCGGCTGGGTGTTGGTGGTGTGATCACTCTCAATGAACCTTATGAAACTTTGGTTTCAACATCCTTGTATCGT AAGTTTTATTACCCTCCCAATAAGACGAGTGAAATCCATTTAAATCTTGTCTATTTGGATCCTACTTATTCGTTTAAGATGTTTGAGGGTTTTCAGGCCCATGGAATTGACCATCTAGTAATTCCCACGCGAGATTATCTTTTTGCCCCTTCATTTATTGATATCAACAGAGCTGTAGAATTCATTCACA AGAATGCATCATGTGGTGAAATTACTTACGTGCACTGTAAAGCTGGTCGGGGAAGGAGCACAACTATTGTGCTTTGCTATTTG GTGAAATACAAGAACATGACACCATCTGCAGCCCTGGACTACATTCGGTCTAGAAGACCTCGTGTGCTGCTAGCCCCCTCACAATGGAAG GCTGTTCAAGAATACAGCAGATGTGGACCAACTACCACAGCATGTTCTCCCTCCGGAGATGCAGTTTTAATTACCAAAGCTGATCTTGAAGGGTACCATGGAACTTACGACGACACTGCTCGTAAGCAGTTGGCAATTGTTTCTAAAATGGTGAAAGCCAGCCCCATGATAGCTAGGTTATCGTTCCTTTTTGCATCCTTGAAAGTCTCCGGAAATTGTGGACCAGTCACGAGGCAGTTGCCTGTGCCGGAACCACGTGCTTGCTGA
- the LOC137748227 gene encoding phosphatidylglycerophosphate phosphatase PTPMT2-like isoform X2 — protein MKIEELEAEGDCGVRNDAVSGRQVVRVDEAKKALVGAGARILFYPTLLYNVLRNKMEAEFRWWDEVDQFVLLGAVPFPKDVPQLKRLGVGGVITLNEPYETLVSTSLYRAHGIDHLVIPTRDYLFAPSFIDINRAVEFIHKNASCGEITYVHCKAGRGRSTTIVLCYLVKYKNMTPSAALDYIRSRRPRVLLAPSQWKAVQEYSRCGPTTTACSPSGDAVLITKADLEGYHGTYDDTARKQLAIVSKMVKASPMIARLSFLFASLKVSGNCGPVTRQLPVPEPRAC, from the exons ATGAAGATCGAGGAGTTGGAGGCGGAGGGGGATTGCGGCGTTCGGAACGACGCCGTTTCCGGGCGGCAGGTAGTTAGGGTTGACGAGGCTAAGAAAGCGCTTGTTGGAGCCGGGGCGCGGATCCTTTTTTACCCGACCCTGTTGTATAATGTGCTTCGGAACAAGATGGAGGCTGAGTTCAGATGGTGGGACGAAGTTGACCAG TTTGTTCTGCTCGGTGCGGTTCCATTTCCCAAAGATGTTCCCCAGTTGAAGCGGCTGGGTGTTGGTGGTGTGATCACTCTCAATGAACCTTATGAAACTTTGGTTTCAACATCCTTGTATCGT GCCCATGGAATTGACCATCTAGTAATTCCCACGCGAGATTATCTTTTTGCCCCTTCATTTATTGATATCAACAGAGCTGTAGAATTCATTCACA AGAATGCATCATGTGGTGAAATTACTTACGTGCACTGTAAAGCTGGTCGGGGAAGGAGCACAACTATTGTGCTTTGCTATTTG GTGAAATACAAGAACATGACACCATCTGCAGCCCTGGACTACATTCGGTCTAGAAGACCTCGTGTGCTGCTAGCCCCCTCACAATGGAAG GCTGTTCAAGAATACAGCAGATGTGGACCAACTACCACAGCATGTTCTCCCTCCGGAGATGCAGTTTTAATTACCAAAGCTGATCTTGAAGGGTACCATGGAACTTACGACGACACTGCTCGTAAGCAGTTGGCAATTGTTTCTAAAATGGTGAAAGCCAGCCCCATGATAGCTAGGTTATCGTTCCTTTTTGCATCCTTGAAAGTCTCCGGAAATTGTGGACCAGTCACGAGGCAGTTGCCTGTGCCGGAACCACGTGCTTGCTGA
- the LOC137748764 gene encoding NAC domain-containing protein 75-like: protein MNKSNLGSIRSSDLIDAKLEEHQMCGSKQCPGCGHKLEGKPDWLGLPAGVKFDPTDQELIEHLEAKVEAKNSKSHPLIDEFIPTIEGEDGICYTHPEKLPGVTRDGLSRHFFHRPSKAYTTGTRKRRKIQTECDLQGGETRWHKTGKTRPVMVNGKQKGCKKILVLYTNFGKNRKPEKTNWVMHQYHLGQHEEEKEGELVVSKIFYQTQPRQCNWSDRASATTGEGSSDIMATNSRRDSGSGSSSSKEILPSHPHRDHDQMAATAAAAVAAAAPISSYSGIDIHQLKSDHFSFAPFRKSFDEVGIGGEASTAREGLASGTCEEIREHHQRSVPVQPHHHHHHHISHELVSDHHEQQQQLHHHQQIATAAAFHISRPSHPISTIISPPPLHHTSIILDQDSYSRLMLQNENFQAQQQQQHPHHQQHHKMGARSASGLEELIMGCTSSSSDIKEESSMPNPQEAEWMKYSFWPDPDNPDHHG from the exons ATGAATAAGAGTAATTTGGGGTCCATCAGAAGTTCTGATCTCATTGATGCAAAGCTTGAAGAGCATCAGATGTGCGGATCCAAGCAGTGTCCCGGTTGTGGACACAAACTCGAAGGAAAGCCG GACTGGTTAGGTCTACCAGCAGGagtgaaatttgatccaacagacCAAGAACTAATTGAACACCTTGAAGCAAAGGTAGAAGCCAAAAACTCCAAGTCTCACCCTTTGATTGATGAATTCATCCCTACAAttgaaggagaagatggaatttgttACACCCATCCTGAAAAACTTCCAG GAGTCACAAGAGATGGCTTGAGCAGGCACTTCTTCCATAGACCTTCAAAAGCCTACACAACTGGgacaagaaagagaagaaaaatccaAACAGAATGTGACTTGCAAGGTGGGGAAACAAGATGGCACAAGACAGGCAAGACCAGGCCAGTCATGGTGAATGGAAAACAAAAAGGGTGCAAGAAAATTCTAGTCCTCTACACCAACTTTGGCAAAAACCGAAAACCCGAAAAGACGAATTGGGTGATGCACCAATACCATCTTGGGCAGCATgaggaggagaaagaaggaGAGCTTGTGGTGTCAAAGATATTCTATCAGACTCAGCCAAGGCAATGCAACTGGTCTGATAGAGCGAGTGCAACAACTGGTGAAGGAAGCAGTGATATTATGGCTACTAATAGCAGAAGAGATAGTGGGAGTGGGAGTAGTTCTTCTAAGGAAATATTACCTTCTCATCCTCATAGAGATCATGACCAAATGGCTGCAACAGCAGCAGCTGCGGTTGCAGCTGCTGCTCCAATCTCAAGCTACAGTGGCATTGACATTCATCAGTTGAAGTCAGATCACTTCAGCTTTGCCCCCTTCAGAAAAAGCTTTGATGAG GTGGGGATAGGAGGAGAGGCTTCAACTGCAAGGGAAGGACTGGCATCTGGCACGTGCGAAGAGATACGAGAGCACCACCAGAGATCAGTACCAGTACAgcctcatcatcaccatcatcatcatataAGCCATGAACTAGTATCTGATCATCacgagcagcagcagcaactgCATCACCATCAACAAATTGCAACAGCTGCAGCTTTCCACATCAGCCGCCCTTCACATCCCATTTCCACCATCATCTCTCCACCTCCTCTCCACCACACGTCCATCATTCTTGATCAGGACTCCTACTCCCGGTTGATGCTCCAAAACGAAAATTTCCAG GCgcagcaacagcagcaacaCCCCCACCACCAACAGCATCATAAAATGGGAGCTAGGTCTGCATCTGGTTTGGAGGAACTAATAATGGGCTGCACTTCTAGCAGTAGTGATATCAAAGAA GAGTCATCGATGCCAAACCCTCAAGAGGCAGAGTGGATGAAGTACTCCTTCTGGCCTGACCCTGACAACCCAGATCATCATGGGTAG